A region of the Hypnocyclicus thermotrophus genome:
ATCCTTTATTTTCAAAATTTCCAGTAAATAATTTTTTTGTATTAAACTCTGTTGTTGTTGCTATTCTATCTATTTCTTGTCTAAGTCTATTCATTTCTTTTTGGATTTGACCTCTATCAGAATTAGTATTTGTATCATTTGCTGCTTGTACTGCAAGTTCTCTCATTCTTTGTAATATTGAATGAGTTTCATTCAATGCTCCTTCTGCTGTTTGTATTAACGATATCGCATCTTGCGAGTTTTTAGTAGCCATATTAAGTCCTTTTATTTGACCTCTCATTTTTTCTGATATCGCTAATCCTGCAGCGTCATCTCCAGCTCTATTTATTCTTAAACCTGAAGATAGTTTTTCCATTGTTTTTGACACTCTGTTATTTACATCAGTCATATTTCTATAAGAGTTTAATGCTACTATGTTATGATTGATTATCATTTAAATCATCCTCCTTGATTAATTTAGCATCCATGCTATTTTCAACCACTAATAAAAAACTAAAATTATAGTTTTTCAAATGACATAATTTTAAATGTGCACATTTTAAAATTTGGTAATTTTAATTACCACACTTATACTTAAAATCTTCAGTATAAACATTGTAACTAAACCTGTCATTTTAAATAGGATGATTTATTATTGGAACTTCTTAAATTTTTTAAGAAGTTCCAAATATTATTTACTTAATTATCTAAGTAATTGTAATACTGATTGTGGTTGTGTATTTGCTTGTGCTAGCATTGCTGTTCCTGATTGAGATATGATTTTATCTTTTGATAAATCAACCATTTCTTTTGCCATATCTGCATCTCTTATTCTACTTTCTGCTGTTTGTAGATTTTCTGCTGCTACATCTAAATTCTTTATACTATGTTCTAATCTATTTTGCATTGCTCCATACTTCGCTCTTTCATCTGACACTCTTTCTATTGCGTCATTTATTATTGTTATTGCTCTTTCTGCACTTTTAGCATTAGTTATATCAACTGCAGTATCTTTACTACTTCTTCTTGATATAGTTCCATCCTCATTTTTTACTGCTTCCCATCCATTAATTTTTAAAGCTTTTGCTCCCATATTACTAAAAGTTAATTCTACTGTTTGCCCTTCATTTGCTCCTACTTGAAAAATAAGTCCTTTTCTAGCTAAATTTCCTGTAAATAGCTTTTTAGTATTAAATTCTGTCGTATTAGCTATTCTATCTACTTCTTGTCTTAGTCTATCCATTTCTTTTTGTAATTGCTTTCTATCACTATCAGTATTTGTATCATTTACAGATTGTACAGCTAATTCTCTCATTCTTTGTAGTATTGAATGTGTTTCATTTAGTGCTCCTTCTGCTGTTTGTATTAATGATATTGCATCTTGTGAGTTTTTAGAAGACATTTTTAACCCGCTGATTTGCCCTCTCATTTTTTCTGATATTGCTAGTCCAGCGGCA
Encoded here:
- a CDS encoding flagellin N-terminal helical domain-containing protein, encoding MRINHNMVAENAYRSTTLTNNRMSKEMEKLSSGLRINRSGDDAAGLAISEKMRGQISGLKMSSKNSQDAISLIQTAEGALNETHSILQRMRELAVQSVNDTNTDSDRKQLQKEMDRLRQEVDRIANTTEFNTKKLFTGNLARKGLIFQVGANEGQTVELTFSNMGAKALKINGWEAVKNEDGTISRRSSKDTAVDITNAKSAERAITIINDAIERVSDERAKYGAMQNRLEHSIKNLDVAAENLQTAESRIRDADMAKEMVDLSKDKIISQSGTAMLAQANTQPQSVLQLLR